The sequence TTTTAGTGAACGCCGTCTTGAGGCACGGTCAACCGCACCCGAAAGACTATCAGCCCTTACCCCCCCCATTTCCCTATAACCTTGATTGGGTGCAAAAAGAAGTTTGCAGAGCCTAGTTGAAATTAGACACTTGATCAAAATGCCTTAAAATTAAAGCACCAAGGACAAGTGGTGTCTTAATTTAACAGGTGACTATGCCCTTACTGATTTTGGTTGCGGAGGATGATCCCGGAATTCAACTTGCCGTACAAGACTATTTAGAACTTTTAGGTTACAGTGTGATCACTGCTAAAAATGGTGATGAAGCACTCGAGCAACTCGAAAAATATCATCCTCATTTGATTGTCGCGGATATCAAAATGCCAAAAAAGGATGGGTTTGAATTGATTCAAACGGTGAGAGAGCGTCCCGAGTTCCGCCTTTTACCCGTCATTTTTCTAACCGAACGAGGGACAACTGCCGATCGCGTGCGAGGTTATCAAGCAGGCTGTGATGTCTATCTGCCTAAGCCCTTTGAAATGGAGGAGTTGGGGGCGGTGATTCAGAATCTGTTAGCGCGATCGCAGATGGCTCAATCCGAACAAGCCTTTCACTCTCCCTCCCATCCAGCGTCATTACCAGAAGAAGACCAAGAGGATTTCCATTTTACCCAACGGGAAACCGATGTTTTAGAACTTTTAACCCAAGGGCTATCTAATACGGAAATGGGACACCAGTTACATTTGAGTCCCCGAACTGTGGAAAAATATGTCAGTAGCCTTTTAAGGAAGACTGAAACCAATAATCGCGCGGAATTGGTCAGTTTTGCTTTGAAACACCACCTAATCCCCTAAATGATTGCAGACCTAATTTATTCTTACTCTCCCCGCCAAGCTGGAACGCTAATTAAACGTTATAAACGCTTTCTCGCTGATATTAAACTGTCATCAGGAGAAGTGATTACCGCCCATTGTCCCAATACTGGCCCCATGATAGGGGTTTCTACCCCGGGTAGCCCTGTGCTTGTCTCTTACAGCGATAATCCTAAGCGCAAACACGCCTATACTTGGGAAGCCATTCAAGTGAATGATACTGTTCCCACTTGGGTCGGGATTAATACTAGCTTACCGAATCGGGTGATTAAATCAGCTTTAGAGAATCATCTTTTACCAGATCTCGCCCATCGTTATGAAACAGTTCGTCCAGAAGTGCGCTATGGGAAAGATCACAAAAGTCGGATTGATTTTTTATTAACGGGAAAAGAAGATCGACCGATTTATTTAGAGGTAAAAAATGTCACTTGGGCAAAAGAAACAAACGCTCTTTTTCCAGATACAGTGACCACTCGCGGTCAAAAACATTTGCGAGAGTTGATGGCTTTATTACCAGAAGCGCATCCCATTATGTTGTACTTTATTAATCGCGGTGACTGTACTCATTTTAGTGTAGGGGAAACGGCTGATCCAAAATATGCGGAACTTTTAGCAGCAGCCATCGAAAAAGGGGTAGAAGTTCTTCCCTATCGCTTTGAAAATGCAACGGAAGGGATTAGGTTTTTAGGGAAAGCAGAATTAGTCAGTAGTCATTAGTCATTAGTCATTGATAAAAAATGGTAAAATCTGGCTACAGAAATTTTGAGACTTAACTGATGTTTATAAAATCAATGCTTAAACGATTGCTTACTTTAACCCTTGTCGTGATGATTAGTGTGGTGGGCTTAGCTGGCTGTAGCGGTGCTGATACGGGTTTAACAGGAAATTATCGTCAAGATACTCTCACTGTATTGGAAACCCTACGGACAACCTTAGAAATTTCAGTAGATGATCCCAATCGGGAAGAAATCCGTGCCAAAGCCCGTGAGCAACTTAATGATTATGCAGCCCGTTATCGTCGCGATGAAGAAGTTGCTGGACTGCGCTCTTTTACCACCATGCAAACGGCTCTTAATGCCTTAGCTAACTATTATACGTCCGCTTATGCCACACGCCCCATTCCGCAAAGAGTGAAGGATCGGGTGTCTCAGGAGTTTGCACAAGTGGAACGGGCGTTACGACGAGAAGAAGCCTAGTGCAGCACTTCTGGGATTGTTGAAGTAGATTCTTAATTTTTGTTATTGGTTATTGGTTCTTGGGGACACGAGTGATAGTCAAACTATGAACCAAGAACCAATTATAGAAGTCGCCGTAAAACCAAACGGATATAAAAAGGATTGCTTTCATGTACAACCAATCGCATTCGTTCATCTCCCCGTATAGTCTATTGCGACTGCTTTTATTGGTAATTTTGACGGCGAGTTTAGTCATAGGTACTCATTCTTTCTTACCCGTTCGTGCTGCACAAAGCAATAATTATTGTCGATTTGACGATCGCGCGATCGCGCAAAAAGATCAACTCCGTAACCAAGCCTTTAAGGGCAATGGGAATGCAGAAACACAATATCAACAGTTAATTCAACGCCACGGCGAACAACTGATCAACTGTCGAGATCAAGCTTGGCCCTCTACACAAGCGATTTGGTTAAGACTTTATCCCTGCGATACTTTACCAGGAAGAGTCGAAGAAATCTTAGACCACATTGTTGATTCTGGATATAACGAGGTCTATTTAGAAGTTTTTTATAGTGGACAGGTGTTATTACCCGCCAGTGAAAATAGGACGGCTTGGGATTCTGTTTTGCGTTCGCCTTCGGTCAGAGATCGGGATTTACTGGCGGAGGCGATTGCCAAAGGGCATGAACGAAACTTAAAAGTTTATGCTTGGCTATTTAGTCTCAATTTCGGCTATACTTATGCCCAACGCAGCGATCGCGCTGAGGTGTTGGCTCGTAATGGTTATGGGGAAACCAATCTTTCTAATGAAAGTGAAGACGAAAAAGCATTTGTCGATCCCTACAACCCACAAGCCAGACGGGACTATCTGCAAATGTTATCAGAAGTCTTAAAGCGTCAACCCGACGGGGTGCTATTTGACTATATTCGTTATCCCCGTAGCACAGGGACTGAATCGGTGGTATCAGGAGTTAAAAACCTTTGGATCTATAGCGATGCAGCTTTGAATACTCTCTTCAATCGCGCCTTGAATGACAAAGGACAGTTTTTGATTCAACAGTTTGTCAAACAAGGCTATATCACCGCCAATGATGTGAGAACCGTCGATGGGATTGAACCCAAAGAAACCCCCCCTTTATGGCAAGGACGGAATGTTGATCCAGCAGAAAGTGAGATGAGTTTAGAGGCGCGTCAAACCTTACTCCAAGAACAATTATGGTATTTAAGTGTGGCTCATGCAGCGCAAGGGGTGATTGATTTTCTGACGTTAGTAACCGATCAAGTGCAAACCCAAGGGATTCCCAGTGGTGCGGTATTTTTCCCGGATGCGAATCGCGTTGTCGGACAACAAGGGTTTGATTCGAGGTTACAACCGTGGACAAGATTTAATCAATTAGAACAATGGCATCCCATGTCCTATGCGGTGTGTGGTCGAGCAAATTGTATTGTGGATTTAGTTCGGCGGACGATCAGTGTTGCGGATTCAGAGTTGGAAGTTGTCCCTGCTTTAGCTGGAATATGGGGAAGGGTTTATAAAGACCGTCCCCCATTAGAAGTGCAAATGGAAGCGATTCGGCGCAGAGTGCCACAAATTAAAGGGGTAAGTCATTTTGCTTACTCTTGGCAGTTTCCCCAGCGCGATCGCGATCGTAAATTCTGTTCTTTAGGTAATAATTAATTTGGTTTTCTCTATGAAACGACCGCTTGCGATCGTGTTTGCAGGATTCGTCACGGGTTGCAATCCCTTGGCTCAACAGAACCAATCTCAAGGTAAAAAGGGAAAGGTAAGGGATGACTTGGTTTTGGAATTTCGATCTGTCAAACACCTGAATGAGTAGCACTATAGATCAAACTCAGCGAATCAATTATGGATGAGTGGATTATTTACAAAGAGTTTTCTTTTGAAGCAGCCCATCAATTATTTCATCATGAGGGAAAATGTCGTCGTTTACATGGACATAGCTGGGTGGGGAGAGTTTATCTCAAAGCACAGCATCTCATCACAGAAGGGTCACAACAAGGAATGTTGATGGACTATGGTGAAATTAAAAAGTATATTCAGCCTTTATTAGACGAATATCTAGATCATTACTATCTCAATGAAAGCACTGGCTTAACGAACCCCACCAGTGAAGAAATTGCAAAATGGATTTTTGAAAAATTAGAAGCAGCGGGTCTTCCTCATCTCTATGCAGTAGAAATTCAAGAAACCTGCACCTCAGGATGTCGATATACAAAATCTCATGATTGAATTCATTAAAAACTCCCCAGGCAGGATTCGAACCTGCGACTAATCGGTTAACAGCCGACCGCTCTACCGCTGAGCTACTGAGGATTGTGTGTTTCGCTTTTTCAGCAACAGTTATACATTATAAACATAGCTTTCTAGACTTGGCAAGGGGTTACTGAAATTTTTTTTCTCACCGCAATGAACCCACAACTTGCTAGACTGTTGTAACGGACTTTTGGACGGCTCTCTCATGGTAAGTTTTCTTTTAGAAGTTGGCACGGAAGAACTCCCCGCAGATTTTGTTGAAAGCGCGATCGCGCAATGGGAAACCAAGATTCCCAAGACGCTACAAGAACAGTTTTTAACCCCCGAAACGATTAACGTTTACGGGACACCCCGCCGTTTAGCAGTGGTCATCACAGGCTTACCCGACAAACAAGCCGATCGCGAGGAAGAAATCAAAGGCCCCCCCGCCAGCGCAGCCTTCAAAGATGGAGAACCCACGAAAGCAGCCCAAGGTTTCGCCAAAAAACAAGGGGTCGCCCTCGAAGACCTAGAAATTCGCCCAACGGAGAAGGGAGACTTCGTTTTTATCAAAAAAGTCATCACAGGTCGCAAAACTGCCGAGATTTTGCAGGAATTGACCCCAGATTGGATTTTTAACCTTGAAGGAAAACGGTTTATGCGCTGGGGTGACGGCGATTTGCGCTTTCCCCGTCCGATTCGCTGGTTAGTCACCCGATTAGATGAACAAGTGCTACCCGTAGCCCTAGAAAATGGATCAGAGACGATTCAAGGGAGTAACTTATCTTGGGGTCATCGGGTGTTATCTCCCCGAGAAATTGCCATTCCCCATCCAGAAAAGTATGTGGAGACTTTAGCCGAGGCCAAAATTACCGTTGACCCCGAAGTCAGAAAACGCGCGATCGCGCAACAAGTCCAAACTGAAGCCCAGGCAAAAGGTGGATACGCAGATTTAAATCAAGACTTACTCAGTGAAGTAACAAACTTAGTCGAGTTTCCCTTTGTCGTCACTGGCAAATTTGATGACGAGTTTCTCGATCTTCCCCCAGAAGTCATCACCACCGAAATGATTAGCCACCAGCGCTACTTCCCCGTCTGGAAAGATGAAACCGCCCGAGAATTGCTGCCTTACTTTATTACCGCAGCCAATGGCGACCCCAATAAAGCCGAGATCATTACTCGCGGAAATGAACGAGTGATTCGCGCCCGTTTAGCCGATGGTCAATTCTTCTACAACGCCGATCTCAGTAAACCCCTTGCGGACTATGTTCCCCAACTCGATACTGTAACCTTCCAAGAAAAACTCGGATCAGTGGGCGACAAAGCCAAACGCATTCAAGAGTATGCCAGTTGGGTATCACAACAGCTACAGGTATCAGAAACCGAACAAACACAAATTCAAAGGGCTGCACAACTGTGCAAAGCTGACCTTGTCACCCAAATGGTCGGTGAATTTCCTGAATTACAGGGAATTATGGGAGAAAAATATGCCCGTGCTAGCCATGAAGACGAAGCTGTTGCAACTGCAATTTCTCAACATTATCTTCCAAAAGGGGCAGATGATGATCTTCCTGATCACAGTGTTGCTCAAGTCGTTGCCATCAGCGATCGCGCGGACACTCTCGTCAGTATTTTTGGCTTAGGAATGATTCCCAGTGGCTCATCGGATCCCTTTGCCCTTCGTCGCGCAGCCAATGGTATCGTGAGTATTATTTGGGGTCATAATCTTCCTTTAAATCTCCAGCAACTCATCAAACAAGGCGTTGATCACTTTATTCAAACCTTTGGGGAAAGTGAACACACTAAAACTTTACTCTCCCAACTCCAAGACTTCTTCTTGCAGCGGATACGTACCCTCTTAGCCGAGAAAAATATTGATTATGACCTGATCAATGCTGTTTTAGGCGAAAACGATGAAGAATACACTCAACGGGCGCTAACTGCTGTTTTAGATGTCCAAGCGAGGGCACAATTCCTGCAAGAGATTCGAGATAATCAAGTCTTAGACACAATTTACGAAACCGTCAACCGTTCCACTCGTTTAGCAGAAAAAGGAAACCTTGACACGCAAACCCTTAATCCTGAAGGAGTGGTTAATCCTGACTTATTTGAACAAAACTCAGAAAAAGCCTTTTATGAAGCATTAATCAAACTACTTCCCAAAACCCAAGCGAGTTTTGAAAACCGCAACTATCAGCAGTTAGTCGATGGTTTAGCCGCAATTACACCCACCGTCAGCACCTTCTTTGATGGGGAAGATAGCGTGCTAGTGATGGCAGAAGATCCAGCCATTCAGCAAAATCGTCTTTCCTTATTGGGATTATTGCGAAATCATGCCCGAGTTTTAGCCGACTTTGGACAAATTGTTAAATCAAATTAAAGTAATTCCTGGACTAGCGAGGGACATTCTCAACCAATGACGAATGACTAACCCATCAAGACCCTAAAACAAAGGCTTGGATATATAAACTGTAAACCAAGCCAATTTTAAACGTATTCATGACTTCAATTAACCCCGATCTTTGTTCATTCTGTTCCAAATTTTGCCGATAGACAAACCAACTCAGCACCTCAGTTAAAATCAGCAAGAGTGCAGCAACAATAATATCTAAACGTCCATTTTGACCAGCACTGGTAACAATGGCAATTCCCATAAAAATTCCGAGGAGTAAACTAATTAATAAAGAAGTAATTTTGCGCCAAGGATTAACAAAAAACTGGCGCACTTGACTGGATAAGTTGCTGAATAATAAATTTAAGCGGGTCTTCTGCATCGTTAAATTTAAAGACTTTTATCTATAATAGTATCGGGTTAGGAATGATACTTTCTCTAACCGTCAATTTAATTTTAATCCGATCAATCACCATGCAACTAATTGAAACCATCCGCATGGCAACTGCGACCCTCACCGCCAATAAACTCCGTAGTAGCCTGACAATGCTAGGAATTATTATTGGCAATGCCTCTGTTATTGCTATGGTAGGTATTGGACAGGGCGCACAAGAACTGGCAAAAAGTGAGTTTCAATCCTTGGGTCCTAATACATTATTTGTGACACCAGGGTCTCGGGAAGAACGCCAAACCACCTTTGATGCACCGAAAACACTGGTTTATGAAGATGCCAAGGCGATCGCGGAACAAGTTCCGACGGTTGAAGCAGTTGCCCCTCAAATTACCAGTAATGAAGTGATTACCTATCGAGATAAAAACAGTAGTGATTCGGTGTTTGGAGTGACACCAGAATTTCTAGGTGTACGCAGTTTTGAGGTGGCAAAAGGTCGTTTCATCCGCGAGACAGATTTGGCAAAAAATAGTCGGGTGGTTGCCTTAGGGGCTGATATTGCCAATCAATTTTTTGGTTTAGAGAATCCAATTGGTAAGCAAATTCGGATTAAAAACTCTAGCTTTAAAGTCATTGGGGTCATGAAACCCAAAGGTGCTTTTTTAGGCAATAACCAAGATGATACGGTTTATATTCCCCTCACAACAATGGCGAATCAAATTGTTGGCAGTCGCTCCGTTTATGGGATTAACTTAACCTTTATTTCCGTTTCAGCAAAAGATGAAAGTAGTATTCGGGCTGCTCAATTTCAAATCCAAAACTTACTACGACTGCGACATAAAATTACTGGCGAGGACGACTTTAGCGTACAAACTCAACAAGATGTTCTGAATATTGTCGGAACCGTCACTGGTGGCTTAACAGCGATGCTGGCAGCGATCGCGGGAATTTCACTTTTAGTAGGGGGGATTGGGGTCATGAATATTATGCTCGTTTCTGTATCTGAACGCACCCAAGAAATTGGACTCCGTAAAGCTCTAGGCGCACGAGAAAAAGATATCCTCACGCAATTTTTAATTGAAGCCACAATTCTTGCTGTCTTAGGAGGTTTTTTTGGGACAATCGTTGGTGGAGGAATTGTCATCCTAGCGGGAATGACCTCACCCTTACCTGCTCAAATTTCTGTTGCTGCGGTAATTGTTGCTGTGAGTGTTTCTGCTGGTATTGGCTTATCCTTTGGGGTAATTCCCGCTCGTCAAGCGGCTAAGCTAGATCCCATTGTTGCTCTCAGAAGTGCTTAAAAGTCATAAATCATTAACAATTCGATGTCGAAATAGTTATTCCCTCTTGAACCTGACTTTCCCAAGGCTGACCATCCATTGCCATTTTTTCTACTGAACTGGCTAAACGAAGGGCTTTCAGGGCTTGTTCGCCACCAACAGAGGGCTGGTTTCCTCCTCGCACACAACTCACAAAATGCTCTAATTCGGCGTGGAGGGGTTCAATCTTGCTAGTATAAACTTTTTCAATCAGTCCATCTTGACGATATAACACTTGTCCGTAATTGGTCGTATAATCGGCAGTGGTTTGGCGATGAATGAGAATTTCATTATTTAAGAAATCTGCTTCAATTAAGGCATTTTTACAATGGGCAGAAATATTCCTGATTTTACGGTGAGTAATTTTGCTTGCAGTTAACGTCGCGATCGCGCCATTGGCAAACCCGAGAGTAGCAGTAACATAATCTAAATAACCCGAGTCTTCTGCTTTGGTTCCACTGGCGGTTAAATTAACCACTGGACTTGCTGTTAACTCTAACAATAAATCAATGTCGTGAATCATCAAATCGAGAACAACTGAGACATCGTTGCCTCGCTGGGAATAAGGACTCATGCGATGGGCTTCTACTGCCAATAACGCCTCAGTTTTCAAAACATTACTCAATTCTTGAAACGCAGGATTGAAGCGTTCAATATGTCCCACTTGTAAAATGCAGTTATTTTCTGCTGCTGCATTCACGAGCGATTCCGCTTCTTCAATACTCGCCGCGATCGGTTTTTCAATTAAAACATGAACTCCAGCCTTTAAGCACTGCAACCCCACTTGATAATGTAATCGTGTGGGAACCGCAATGCAAACCGCATCGACGCAAGCAAGCAAATCTTGATAATCTTCAAAAAAGCGTACCCGATACTTACTGGCGATATCCAAGCCACGGGTAACATTAATATCTGCAACCCCATACAACTCGACATCCTTCAGCAAACCCAAAACACGGGTATGATGCTGTCCCATATTCCCAACACCAATCACTCCCACTCGCAAGGCTTGATGATTTCCATTGCGAGACAAGTGGTTTGCCTCTAGTTCTCCTTGCGAAAACCCATTTTGATGACTCACGAGAAAAAATCCTCCACCACACAAATAACAAAAAACCTTCGTTTCTCTAGCAGAATAAACGGTTTACCCCAAATTAAGCAAAAATTCCGCCAAAAATGTAAAAAAATCTGCCAGAGGCATTATCCGTAAAGAAGATTAACGAATGTAAATAACCTGTGTCAGTTTTTTTGCCGTCCATTAATTGCGTATTCAACAGCGATCATAGATAATTGAAGGGACAAAACGGTGACCAGTGACCAGTTACCAGTGACCAAATAACAAATAACAAAAATGCTCAGAGCAGGAATTGTCGGACTCCCCAACGTCGGTAAATCAACCCTTTTTAACGCCCTTGTTGCCAATGCTAAGGCAGAAGCAGCTAATTTCCCTTTTTGTACGATTGAACCGAATGTGGGCGTAGTTGCAGTTCCTGATGAACGTTTAGAAGTCCTTGCTAAAATCTCTAATTCTCAGCGTATTGTTCCCACTCGTATCGAATTTGTGGACATTGCGGGGTTAGTGCAAGGAGCAAGTCAAGGAGAAGGGCTTGGTAACCAATTTCTGGCTAATATTCGGGAAGTGGATGCGATTGTTCATGTAGTCCGTTGTTTTGAAAATGACGATATTGTCCATGTTTCGGGTTCAGTTGATCCCGTTCGTGATATTGAAGTGATTAATTTAGAATTAGCGTTAGCGGACTTAGCCCAAATTGAAAAACGCATCGCTCGCACCCGTAAAGAAGCGAAGAAAAACAAAGACGCACAAGTAGAATTAGAACTATTAGAAAAACTGGCAGCAGCGATTAATGAAGGGAAAACGGCTCGTCAAGTAGAACTTACTGAAGATGAAGAAGACCTCATCAAACCCTTGGGTTTATTGACCAAAAAACCAATTATTTATGCCACAAATGTTTCAGAAGATGATCTCGCCACTGGTAATCAAGCCGTTGAACAAGTGCGAGAATTAGCAGCGAAAGAAAACTCGTCTGTGGTCGTCATTTCGGCACAAGTGGAGTCAGAATTAATTGAACTTTCTGATGAAGAAAAAGCAGACTTTTTAGAATCTTTAGGAGTAGAAGAAGGGGGGTTACAATCTCTAATTCGAGCCACCTATGATTTATTAGGACTTCGCACCTATCTCACCACAGGAGAAACCGAAACTCGGGCTTGGACGATTCGTGCTGGTATGAAAGCCCCCCAAGCTGCGGGTGTCATTCACTCAGATTTTGAACGCGGTTTTATTCGTGCTGAAACTATTAGTTATGAGAAATTAGCGGAAATCCAATCTTATGCAGCAGCGAGAGAAAAAGGTTTAATCCGTTCGGAAGGAAAAGATTATGTGGTGCAAGAAGGGGATGTGATTGAGTTTCGCTTTAATGTTTAAAAAATCATCACTCAAATGAAAATATAATCTTGCAAAAGTGCTGTTTCCTATGAAAATTTCGACTCCCATTCTCGAAAACGGTGATCGACTTTCCCGTCAGGAATTTGAGGAACGTTATCAGAAAATGCCTCACCTCAAAAAGGCAGAATTAATTGAAGGAAAAGTCTATATGGCATCCCCGCTTAGATTTGAACCTCATGCTGAACCGCACGCCAATTTAATCGGATGGCTTTGGAACTATAAAATTGCAACACCTGGGGTTCGTTTAGGGGATAATGCAACGATTAAGCTCGATTTAGATAATGAGCCTCAACCTGATGCCGTTTTACTTCTTGATTCTAACCGTGGCGGTCAAACTTCCATTGATGAAGCGGGTTACATTGTTGGTGCGCCAGAGATGGTTATTGAAATTGCAGCTAGTAGTGCTTCTATTGATCTCTATGAGAAAAAACAAGTTTATTGTCGTAATGGGGTTAAAGAATACCTAGTGTGGCGAGTAATGGAACAACAGTTGGATTGGTTTTACTTGCAACAAGGAAATTATCTATCTCTGACTCCCAATGAAAAGGGAATCATTGACAGCCAAGTTTTTCCAGGGCTACGGTTAAATCAAGTTGCCTTAATTGCTGGGGAAATGCAATCAGTCATGATGACGCTACAAGAGGGATTAACCAGCAGAGAACATCAAGACTTTTTGCAATGATCTGAAAACAAAGATGATCTAGTACAAAGAAGCAACTAATTCATTTGAAAATCCCCCAACCCCCGCGATTTCGGGGGCTTTGGTGGATCTGTTCGGGGAGCAGAGTTTTTGGTTTTCATATAATAATGGTGATTCGGTCTTGATTCCGAATTCGGTTTTCTCTTTTGTGAATCACCAATGACACCATGACTTCCGAGAAGTTTCGTCAACAATTAAAAAAAGAAGCAGAAACATGGGAAGCAGAGGGGTTAATTGACTCCTCTGTTTTTCAACAATTAGCGCAACGTTATCAATTCCAGACTTTAGAAACAGATAGTCAAAGTCGTTTTGTTGTCATTTTATTTGCTGTCGGTGGAATTTTACTCGGCTTAGGTGTGATCACATTAGTGGCAGCAAACTGGCAAGGGTGGTCAAAAGGGCTGCGGGTAGCGTTACTCTTAACGCTGTTTATTGGGGTGAATAGTGCGGGCTATTGGGGATGGCAGTCATCGCAACCAAAATGGCAACGATTGGGAAAGGGACTCCTTTTATTAGGGGCGTTGATTCTGGGGGCAAATTTAGGCTTAATGTCGCAAATGTTCCATCAAAGTGGGGCAATTTATGAACTGTATCTAGTTTGGGGAATTGGCGTTTTGGCGATGGCTTATGGCTTGCAGTTCACTTGGCTTGCTATTTTCGCGATCGCGCTGATTGGACTGGGCTACTGGTGGGGCTTACCCAGCATTTTTGATCCTGCTGCAAGTGGCAATGCGTCCCTATTAATGCGATATATGCCTCTAGTGGCGATCGCGCTTTACATCCCCCTCGCAGAATTTTGTCGGTCACGATGGGTTTTGATTTGGGGAGTGGTCGCAGTTGTTTCGGCGTTAGAAGTGAGCGTAATCCAAGAGTTATCTTTGATTGATTCTTCATTACTGGTGGGAGGAATGCTTACAGGCGCGATCGCGCTTCCTCCTTTATTATTATGGGCATATTATCCCCTCCGATCAGACATCCGCTTACAATTTCACAATGTTACTTCTCGTCTCTCTGTTTTATTTCTTGGGGGAGTCTGTTACTTCTTTTCCTTTCACTATATCTGGGAGGACGCAACAGTTAACCGCACTAATGAAGTCGCAATGCAACATCCCGCAGCGTTAGTACAACTGCTGATTTTTGCCAGTCTTACGGTTTATTATTGGTGGCGTTTGGGGAATCAAAGCCATCGACCATGGCGTTTAAGAGTTGACAGTACCCTATTTGCGGGGACAACCCTTTTCACGGGATTCGTGGCGGGTGGCGCAGTGGCTGGCTTGCCTTTTCTTAATCTGATCTGGTTACCCACTGTTATTTATAATCTGATTCTCTTTTTCCTCGCGATCGCGCTGATTAAACAAGGACTCAATCAAGGGATTCGACTGAACTTTTGGGCGGGTTTATTATTTCTCAGCCTCCAAATCTTCTCCCGAATGTTGGAGTATCAAACCGATTTACTCTTAAAGTCGATTATCTTTTTCCTCTGTGGTCTTGCCATTGTCATCGCTGGCTTATGGTTTGAAGGTTATTTGCGACAGGAATGATCATCGAAATTGGTTCTTTATTCACTGATCACTGACGACGGGAAGAACGTTGCATTTTAGTCAGAGGAGGTAAGGGACGGGGACGGGAAGTCTCAGACGGTTTGAGATAGCGAGTTGTCGTTTTACGCTGAGAAATCGGGCGATATTGATAATTTTGCCACCATCGTAGCGCGAT comes from Halothece sp. PCC 7418 and encodes:
- a CDS encoding DUF2157 domain-containing protein, which codes for MTSEKFRQQLKKEAETWEAEGLIDSSVFQQLAQRYQFQTLETDSQSRFVVILFAVGGILLGLGVITLVAANWQGWSKGLRVALLLTLFIGVNSAGYWGWQSSQPKWQRLGKGLLLLGALILGANLGLMSQMFHQSGAIYELYLVWGIGVLAMAYGLQFTWLAIFAIALIGLGYWWGLPSIFDPAASGNASLLMRYMPLVAIALYIPLAEFCRSRWVLIWGVVAVVSALEVSVIQELSLIDSSLLVGGMLTGAIALPPLLLWAYYPLRSDIRLQFHNVTSRLSVLFLGGVCYFFSFHYIWEDATVNRTNEVAMQHPAALVQLLIFASLTVYYWWRLGNQSHRPWRLRVDSTLFAGTTLFTGFVAGGAVAGLPFLNLIWLPTVIYNLILFFLAIALIKQGLNQGIRLNFWAGLLFLSLQIFSRMLEYQTDLLLKSIIFFLCGLAIVIAGLWFEGYLRQE
- a CDS encoding Uma2 family endonuclease, whose protein sequence is MKISTPILENGDRLSRQEFEERYQKMPHLKKAELIEGKVYMASPLRFEPHAEPHANLIGWLWNYKIATPGVRLGDNATIKLDLDNEPQPDAVLLLDSNRGGQTSIDEAGYIVGAPEMVIEIAASSASIDLYEKKQVYCRNGVKEYLVWRVMEQQLDWFYLQQGNYLSLTPNEKGIIDSQVFPGLRLNQVALIAGEMQSVMMTLQEGLTSREHQDFLQ
- a CDS encoding ABC transporter permease — its product is MQLIETIRMATATLTANKLRSSLTMLGIIIGNASVIAMVGIGQGAQELAKSEFQSLGPNTLFVTPGSREERQTTFDAPKTLVYEDAKAIAEQVPTVEAVAPQITSNEVITYRDKNSSDSVFGVTPEFLGVRSFEVAKGRFIRETDLAKNSRVVALGADIANQFFGLENPIGKQIRIKNSSFKVIGVMKPKGAFLGNNQDDTVYIPLTTMANQIVGSRSVYGINLTFISVSAKDESSIRAAQFQIQNLLRLRHKITGEDDFSVQTQQDVLNIVGTVTGGLTAMLAAIAGISLLVGGIGVMNIMLVSVSERTQEIGLRKALGAREKDILTQFLIEATILAVLGGFFGTIVGGGIVILAGMTSPLPAQISVAAVIVAVSVSAGIGLSFGVIPARQAAKLDPIVALRSA
- a CDS encoding Gfo/Idh/MocA family protein, with the protein product MSRNGNHQALRVGVIGVGNMGQHHTRVLGLLKDVELYGVADINVTRGLDIASKYRVRFFEDYQDLLACVDAVCIAVPTRLHYQVGLQCLKAGVHVLIEKPIAASIEEAESLVNAAAENNCILQVGHIERFNPAFQELSNVLKTEALLAVEAHRMSPYSQRGNDVSVVLDLMIHDIDLLLELTASPVVNLTASGTKAEDSGYLDYVTATLGFANGAIATLTASKITHRKIRNISAHCKNALIEADFLNNEILIHRQTTADYTTNYGQVLYRQDGLIEKVYTSKIEPLHAELEHFVSCVRGGNQPSVGGEQALKALRLASSVEKMAMDGQPWESQVQEGITISTSNC
- the ychF gene encoding redox-regulated ATPase YchF; amino-acid sequence: MLRAGIVGLPNVGKSTLFNALVANAKAEAANFPFCTIEPNVGVVAVPDERLEVLAKISNSQRIVPTRIEFVDIAGLVQGASQGEGLGNQFLANIREVDAIVHVVRCFENDDIVHVSGSVDPVRDIEVINLELALADLAQIEKRIARTRKEAKKNKDAQVELELLEKLAAAINEGKTARQVELTEDEEDLIKPLGLLTKKPIIYATNVSEDDLATGNQAVEQVRELAAKENSSVVVISAQVESELIELSDEEKADFLESLGVEEGGLQSLIRATYDLLGLRTYLTTGETETRAWTIRAGMKAPQAAGVIHSDFERGFIRAETISYEKLAEIQSYAAAREKGLIRSEGKDYVVQEGDVIEFRFNV